The genomic DNA CCAGGTGTTTCTGAAGCACTTGGGTGGCAAAATCGAAGTCGTTGCGAAGACGCCCATTAAAAGTCGCGATGATCTCTCGTCGGTCTACACTCCCGGCGTGGCTCGGGTTTGCATGGCGATCCACGACGACGTCGAGTCCTCTTACAGTTTGACGATCCGGAAAAATATGGTCGCCGTCGTCAGCGATGGATCGGCTGTCTTGGGGCTGGGGAACATCGGTCCCGAAGCGGCGATGCCGGTGATGGAAGGGAAGGCGATGTTGTTCAAGGAGTTCGGCGGCGTCGACGCGTTCCCGATCTGCATCGCAACGCAAGATGTCGAAGAGATCATCGCCACGGTCCAGCGTTTGGAGCCGACGTTCGGCGGGATCAATCTGGAGGATATCTCCTCGCCGCGCTGTATCGAGATCGAACGGCGGCTGAATGAAACGATGGACATTCCCGTCTTTCACGACGACCAGCACGGGACGGCGATCGTGACGTTGGCGGGGCTAGAAAATGCGCTGCGGCTGGTTCAGAAGAAGCTCAGCGAAGTCAAGATTGTCATCAACGGTGCGGGAGCTGCCGGAGCGGCGATCGCCAAGTTGTTGCAGTTGGCTGGAGCCGAGCATGTGATCGTGTGCGATCGCGAAGGGGCTATCTATGCGGGGCGAACGACGCGGATGAATCCCGTGAAGGATGAACTTGCGGCGGTCACAAACAAAGACGGTCTGCAGGGATCGCTGCGAGATGTCGTTCGCGGGGCCGACGTCTTTGTCGGCGTTTCGTCTCCCGATGTGCTGACGGTCGACGATGT from Rosistilla oblonga includes the following:
- a CDS encoding NAD-dependent malic enzyme, with translation MDQTFSYSATIRLTYANDRGMLGRIATAIGEQGGMIGAIDIVSSSGKGITRDVSVNAANAEHVQRIAEHLETIPGLELQTVSDQVFLKHLGGKIEVVAKTPIKSRDDLSSVYTPGVARVCMAIHDDVESSYSLTIRKNMVAVVSDGSAVLGLGNIGPEAAMPVMEGKAMLFKEFGGVDAFPICIATQDVEEIIATVQRLEPTFGGINLEDISSPRCIEIERRLNETMDIPVFHDDQHGTAIVTLAGLENALRLVQKKLSEVKIVINGAGAAGAAIAKLLQLAGAEHVIVCDREGAIYAGRTTRMNPVKDELAAVTNKDGLQGSLRDVVRGADVFVGVSSPDVLTVDDVKSMAADPIVFAMANPNPEIRPELANGHVAVMATGRSDHPNQINNVLCFPGLFRGVLDVRASEVNDAMKVAAAKAIADIITDDERCSDYIIPSVFDRRVAAAVAKAVADAAAETGVARRRPKNSAVGL